In Bifidobacterium actinocoloniiforme DSM 22766, a genomic segment contains:
- a CDS encoding tape measure protein, giving the protein MAQDVGTVYVQVEPSGRGFGRQIEGDLGDSIDKASQHGSTSLISKVGGAFGKIGKTGLGVIGTITGGIAGLAAKGGFERALAIENAQAKLKGLGHSAGDVSGIMNDALTAVKGTAFGLGDAATVAASLSASGIKSGSQMTNVLKTVADTAQVSGRSLTDIGTIFGSVAARGKLQGDDMLQLMSSGIPVLQLLGKHLGKTSAEVSDMVSSGKIDFQTFADAIQEGLGGAAQAAGTTFQGAMANMHAAMGRLGEEFQTPVLNAMRDVLNKLNPAIDATAKALKPLADNFGSFVAPAIATAGKILDAYTASLNSGSTSIGDIASKLASLAGGFGVLAGVGGNVKTISGAFDKLGHAGDKGISDLLGKVKGLPEGLQGAMGGLQQFKGYFNKDLREAMTIDGDPFANALNRIGKGVDGLTAPFRSLGSKLADTRIGGTIAGLGSSIGTGFGKLTSTADLHLKVFSTRLGQGFSSAFDTLGDSKIGAAFGRVGEGIKGAFAPLASGVGNLFGGLGDIIAGPLQSSLGKVGSMVGNFFAPGNFLKFFGIGAIIAGLVAGLGLLDQGMNGGLSTAIDSIAKQAPAMIGHFTATILDALPEIMASGSEVVVSLLNGITTAAPSLIAGAAQIIAALVRGLAQNLPQIIPAALTMIMTLITSLVQQLPLIMSAGMQLLNGIIQGLVAALPQLAEQIPTLISTILTSLTTLLPLLLTGGMNILLGLIQGLVDALPQLVAQVPTIINAIITTLTQNLPQIIQIGVQVLLSLINGLVNALPQLVSQIPVIIASIVNTLAQNLPQIISAGIQIIITLASGLVQAIPKLLAALPQIISGIKNGFAQVNWGEVGINIIKGIVDGLSGAAKQLAQAAADAAGNALNWVKEKLGIHSPSRVFRDQVGVMIGRGMALGISDSQATVNHSFDKLAAGLTLSNQTLSMDAASTNLTHPNGPDQASNSGAQVTVDIDARGTDPDLLFAMFDTRAEAAVSRWG; this is encoded by the coding sequence ATGGCACAGGATGTGGGAACCGTATACGTCCAGGTCGAACCCTCCGGCAGGGGCTTCGGCCGGCAAATCGAAGGCGACCTGGGCGACAGCATCGACAAGGCGAGCCAGCACGGCTCCACCAGCCTCATCAGCAAGGTGGGCGGGGCTTTCGGCAAGATCGGCAAAACCGGACTCGGCGTCATAGGCACCATCACCGGCGGCATCGCCGGCCTCGCAGCAAAAGGCGGCTTCGAACGCGCCCTCGCCATCGAGAACGCACAGGCCAAACTCAAAGGCCTCGGCCACTCAGCCGGTGATGTGAGCGGCATCATGAACGATGCGCTCACCGCCGTCAAAGGCACAGCATTCGGACTTGGCGACGCCGCCACGGTGGCCGCAAGCCTGAGCGCCTCCGGCATCAAATCCGGCAGCCAGATGACCAATGTGCTTAAAACCGTGGCCGACACCGCTCAGGTCTCTGGACGCAGCCTCACCGACATCGGCACCATCTTCGGATCCGTCGCCGCACGAGGCAAACTCCAAGGCGACGACATGCTGCAGCTGATGAGCAGCGGCATCCCCGTCCTCCAACTCTTGGGCAAGCACCTGGGCAAGACCAGCGCCGAAGTCTCCGACATGGTCTCATCCGGCAAAATCGACTTCCAAACCTTCGCGGACGCCATACAGGAAGGACTTGGAGGCGCGGCGCAGGCCGCAGGCACTACATTCCAGGGCGCGATGGCGAACATGCACGCGGCTATGGGACGCCTTGGGGAAGAGTTCCAAACGCCTGTCCTTAACGCGATGCGAGACGTCCTCAACAAACTCAACCCCGCCATCGACGCAACGGCCAAAGCGCTCAAACCACTGGCCGACAATTTCGGCAGTTTCGTGGCACCAGCCATAGCCACCGCCGGCAAGATCCTTGACGCTTACACCGCAAGCCTGAACAGCGGCAGCACCAGCATCGGCGACATAGCAAGCAAGTTGGCATCGCTCGCCGGCGGGTTCGGCGTGCTCGCAGGGGTGGGCGGCAACGTCAAGACCATCAGCGGAGCGTTCGACAAGCTGGGCCACGCTGGCGACAAAGGCATCAGCGACCTGCTGGGCAAGGTCAAGGGTCTGCCGGAAGGCCTGCAGGGGGCTATGGGTGGACTGCAGCAGTTCAAGGGCTATTTCAACAAGGATCTACGCGAGGCCATGACCATCGATGGCGACCCGTTCGCCAACGCCCTGAACCGCATCGGCAAAGGCGTGGACGGGTTGACCGCCCCCTTCCGCAGTTTGGGCTCCAAGCTGGCTGACACGAGAATCGGCGGTACGATTGCCGGCCTGGGGTCATCCATCGGCACCGGATTCGGCAAACTGACCAGTACAGCCGATCTGCATCTCAAGGTGTTCTCCACACGCTTGGGGCAAGGGTTCTCTTCCGCGTTCGACACGTTGGGCGACAGCAAAATCGGAGCCGCTTTCGGCCGGGTGGGAGAGGGCATCAAGGGGGCCTTCGCCCCGCTGGCGTCAGGCGTGGGCAACCTCTTCGGCGGCCTGGGGGACATCATCGCAGGCCCCTTGCAATCAAGCCTAGGCAAAGTCGGCAGCATGGTCGGCAACTTCTTCGCCCCGGGGAACTTCCTGAAATTCTTCGGCATCGGGGCCATCATCGCCGGCCTGGTCGCCGGCCTGGGCCTGCTTGATCAGGGCATGAACGGAGGCCTGTCCACTGCAATCGACTCCATCGCCAAGCAAGCACCCGCGATGATCGGACACTTCACGGCGACAATCCTAGACGCCCTTCCCGAGATCATGGCATCCGGGTCCGAGGTGGTGGTCAGCTTGCTGAACGGCATAACCACGGCCGCGCCCTCGCTTATCGCCGGGGCTGCGCAGATCATAGCCGCGCTCGTGCGAGGTTTGGCGCAGAACCTGCCGCAGATCATCCCCGCGGCCTTGACCATGATCATGACGCTCATTACATCCTTGGTGCAGCAGCTGCCTCTGATCATGTCGGCGGGCATGCAGCTGCTCAACGGCATCATCCAAGGCCTGGTGGCCGCATTGCCTCAGCTCGCTGAGCAAATACCCACACTTATCAGCACAATCCTGACATCGTTGACGACCTTGCTGCCTCTGCTGCTGACAGGCGGAATGAACATCCTGCTCGGCCTCATCCAAGGCCTGGTGGATGCTCTCCCGCAGCTAGTGGCGCAGGTACCCACGATCATCAACGCGATCATCACGACGCTGACCCAGAACCTGCCGCAGATCATCCAAATAGGGGTCCAAGTGCTCCTGTCCCTGATCAACGGACTGGTTAACGCCCTTCCCCAACTCGTGTCCCAGATACCAGTGATCATAGCCAGCATCGTCAACACGCTGGCGCAGAACCTGCCGCAGATCATCTCGGCCGGCATCCAGATCATCATCACCCTGGCCAGCGGCCTGGTCCAAGCCATACCGAAGCTGCTCGCGGCCCTGCCGCAAATCATCAGCGGCATCAAGAACGGCTTCGCGCAGGTCAACTGGGGCGAAGTAGGAATAAACATCATCAAAGGCATAGTCGACGGACTCTCCGGAGCCGCCAAACAACTGGCCCAGGCCGCGGCCGACGCGGCCGGAAACGCCCTGAACTGGGTCAAGGAGAAGCTGGGCATCCACTCGCCATCACGGGTCTTCCGCGACCAGGTGGGCGTGATGATCGGCCGAGGCATGGCCCTAGGCATCTCCGACAGCCAAGCCACCGTCAACCATAGTTTTGACAAACTAGCCGCTGGTCTCACCCTGAGCAATCAGACTCTCTCAATGGATGCCGCATCCACCAACCTCACGCACCCCAATGGGCCTGACCAAGCATCAAATTCTGGTGCTCAGGTCACCGTGGATATCGACGCCCGAGGCACCGACCCGGACCTGTTGTTCGCCATGTTCGATACCCGAGCTGAGGCAGCTGTAAGCAGATGGGGGTGA